GGGTGGGGGGATGCTCGATGGTTTAAAGCAAATTTTTACCAATCCTTTCATCGGGTACATGGCACTTATGATGCTTTTAAACGATGCTATCGGAACAGTTGCTTATGCTTTGATTACAGATTACTCAGGAGCGGCTTTTCCAAATGATGCGGTTGCTCAGACTCGGTTTGCTAGTAATATGGACCTCTCGTCAAATATCATTCAGGTGGTTGTGCAGCTGACAACCACGCGTTGGTTATTGGTGAGTTATGGAGCAGGGGCTGTGTTTGCCATCTGGACAGTCATCGTTGTTTGTGCTTGTTTAATCATGGCTCTAGTCAATCCTTATGCGCCGATTTTTGGTACAATGCCCTATTTGGCGTTCGTTTTGATTTTGACTCGTGCGCTTGCGCATGGAATGATCCAGCCCGCACGTGAAACGCTTTATACACTTGTTCCGCGTGATTTACGCTATAAGGGGAAAAATGCGGTGGATACGGTTGTTTGGCGGGCGGGGGACGTTTTATCTCTGCTATCCATTAATGGATTTCGAGCTTTAGGTGTCAATGTCGCGGGATTTGGGTTGATCTGGGCTGGGTTAGCTGCAGCTTCTGGCTGGCTCGGCTGGCGTTTGGCCAATCAAGCCGAAAAAGGGTATTTCGAAAAATAAGGTGACAGTTCTTGTTAGACTTCAATCTTCTTTTCTTTGGTTTTTGGAGGGGCTTTCTTGCATCCTTCCCTTTCTTTTTGTGAAAGTTTAAGCTTCGTTGCGCAGTTACTTCTACTGCTTCAGCATGGGGTACTGATCTAGAGATGTGTGATTATTTGTGTGATGACCTAAGGACTAAAAAATCTCTAGAAGATGAAGAAGCTTCAGATTGACTTGTTGAAGAATCAACAAAAAGAGATTCAGGAAAAAGATTGAAGTTTGAAAGCTACTTAATTTTTTTTAACTTTTAGACCAAACTTGGTTGAGTGCCTATAAAATTCACAACCTGAGATGTGAATGAAGTCATGTTGCCCAAAAGCTTTTCTTATTCGATTGAGAAATATCTTTGTTACATCCTAAGATGAAAAAAAACATTTAATTATTAACTCTTGATTCGCGTAAGGAATGCATATGGTTAGGCCAATTCTAGGCTTTGGAAAGTGTTTAAATGGGAAAGTTGCTGTTGTCACTGGAGCTGCCCGTGGAATTGGTCGTGCAACGGCGGTTGCTTTTGCTCGAGAAGGGGCACATGTGATTGGAATCGACATTTGCGGGTCGGTTTGTCCACGTTCCGGAGTCGATGCTTCCACTCCACAAGATTTGATTGAGACGGGTTTAGAGGTTAAAAAAGAGGGAAGCCGTTGGCTGAGTATGGAGCTTGATCAAAGAAATTTATCAGCTCTTAAAGAAGCTGTTTTGCATATAGAAAAAGAATTTGGGGGTGTGGATATCGTTTTTGCAAATGCGGGTATTCAAGAATTTAGGCCTTTGCTTGAAATGGATGATCGAGATTGGCAGACGCATATTGATGTGAATTTGACGGGTACAGCAAATGTCATTCGCACTTTTGCTCCTTATCTAATTAAAAGAGGAGGCGGACGGATTATTGTCACGACATCTACACAAGGTCGACATGGAACAAAGTACGGAGCAGCTTATTCAGCCTCTAAATGGGGGATCATTGGACTTATGAAATCCGCGGCAGAAGAATTGGGCGAGTATGGAATTACAGTGAACGCTGTTGTTCCCGGCTTAATTAATACACCTCTGACACGGCATGAGGAAAGGTACACGCAAATCTTGGAAGATGCTGGAAAAGAGCCGACGGGCAGCTTTGCTGATGAAAATATTGCTAAAAAAATCTTGGCCAATAAAACTCCACTTGGAGTTCCTTGGATTGAGCCAGAAGATGTTGCTCCAGTTGTCGTCTTCTTAGCCTCGGATGCTGCTCGCATGGTATCTGGAGCTACCTACGATGTGACTGCAGGGGATAGTGCACATTATTCTTGAATCATTCGGCAGCCTTTTACTTCAATCATTTTGAGATAGTGAAATTTCTTCAGAAATATTATATTTGACCGATTTAAAACTACAATTTCGTAAGACAATATGAGAAGCGTAGAAATTTCAAATGGCAGGGCGTATATTATTAGTTCGAATTATGACATTCCTTTTTATCACGAAAACGGCGATCCCAATAAATTAGTTTTAAAGGGAGCTTCTTTCAAAATTCATACAGGTTTGATGGCTAAGGCGATGTCTTTATTTGGCTTTGCATTAAAATTTCAGGCCATTGTTAATGGAGAGAGGCAAGTGATCTTTGTTAATAAACAAAGCTTTGCTAAGCATGTTGTCCGGTCTTATATCGTGCATGCCTCGAAAGAATTTTCAATAGGGATGATGCCAAAAGGACAATATGTGAGGTCGCTTGCAGAAAATTATTCTATTCCTATGTCAAAAATGATCAACATGATCGAAATTTTTGTACTGAAAAATTTTAGTACTTATAAAAAAAGCAGAGGGGCTTTTAAAGATTTGACCGTTTTTTACGAAGGAATGATTAAGATCTGTTTAGAAAAGGATAAAAATGAGAGTCCAAAAGATTAGAATAGAAGGGCCATGTCGACCCTGTATTATTAAAGCTTAATGGTAATCTCTTGTAGAATTTTTAGACCATCTTCTAAATGTTGCTCATGGATCAAAATTTCTATTCCCCCCTGGCTAAAACCAAGATGAGGAAGAATCCTACTTGCATCGTTTGATTTTAGAACGCAAAGGATATCTTCATTTTCGAAATGGGATTTGATCAAATTTGCCTGAACAATATCAAAAGTCCGATAGATGCAAACAAAATTATTCATAGTTATCAGCAATCCCTCTTCAACTTTTAATGTTTACAACAGATTTAATGAGCTGATATGTATCTTGAAACATCGCGTTTCTTTTGCTTTCATTGATTGAATCATTTCCTAATTTAACAAGCATTTCATACCATTGGTTTTTTTCATTATTTTCATTAGGATTTTTAAAAAGATAGAAAGCGAAATATCCTGATGATGCATTATCAAAATAGTTTCCAGTAAAAAGAAAAAATGATTCGCGCTCTTCCGCCAAAGAAATGTCGCTAAAGACTGTTGTTGTTCGCATCGCTTCTGCAGTTAAAATATCTTCAGCGGCACTTATCCCTTCATATTTCCCGCCTTTATTTTTTGGAGAGTTCGTAAAAGAAAAATGAAATTCTAAAGGTATTTGCCGATGTTTGCCAACAACTCGCGTATAATAGCGTGTGTACTCACAAGTCCACTTATTACTATCTGCAACAATGGAGTAACAGCCTTTTATCGAATAAACTTTATGGATAGCGTGCAAAGGAAATGAAATTAGGAAAAGAAAAGGAAGGATGAAAATGGAAAATTTCTTTATAAAATTCATTGAAAAAAGCATTTGCACCTCGTAACTGCTTTAGATAGGAAAACTTTTGAGTAAATTTAAAAGTAGCCTATTCTACATTTGAAATTGTTTCAATTATTATTTAGTGAAAGCTCATTTTGCGCAATCTGAAAGAAAATTTTCTTGAATAAAGGAATTCAAATTTACACAACCCGTCGCTTCCGATGCTGTCTCGTGATTGCATACAAAATCAACAGAAGCTTTAACGGCTCCACAGGAAGTATGGCTCATCACAAGAATAAGTTTAGCTTCGGCTACAGCAACTATATTCAATACAGTCAAAAACTTTAGGGCTTGCGACATTGCCTGCATTTCACGACTGCTAAAATCCCCATTTCAAGTTTGGGGTACTTATCTGGGAAGCTATATGTAATACTTTATCCCCTGTTAAAAGATCTGTAAAAACAATTGCGTCAACGGTGATGATAAGCGGAATGGTCAAAAACTACTTTATTGATCATCAAGCGAAGTTCTTAGGGATTTTGGCTTACTTGGTTACCACATGAACACCTAAAGCCAATAGTGGAATCTTTTGATGAACCAATTTTTTACTAGCTGAGTCAAAATACAGTAGGCCAATAAAATAGCAGCTAACCAATAAAAATAACTACCAGGCAATGCTGTTAATCCTATGCTAGTTCCAATGAAAGAATAAGGAATAAGTATTCCAATAGCCATAATCACAACAGTACTTAAGAGTAATGGAAAAGAGGCTAGGCTTTGTATAAATGGGATTTTTTGTGTGCGGATCATATGAACGATGAGTGTTTGAGATAACAATCCTTCAATAAACCAACCCGTTTGAAAAATAGCCTGATTTTCGACAGTATTAGCTGCAAATACAAACCACATGACAGCAAAGGTCACATAATCAAATATCGAACTAATTGGGCCAATGAAAATCATGAATTTAGCAATGCCCTGTGGATCCCATTTACGTGGTTTAATGAGAAATTCCTCATCTACACAATCAAAAGGAATGGTTGTTTGAGAAAAATCATATAATAGATTTTGAAGCAAAATTTGTACGGATAGCATAGGTAAAAATGGCAGCAGTGCACTAGCTCCAAGCACACTAAATACGTTTCCAAAATTAGAGCTTAAAGCCATTTTGATATATTTGATAATATTTCCAAAAGTTTTGCGTCCCTCAATTACACCATCTGCTAAAAACATGAGATTTTTTTCAAGCATGATGATATCAGCAGATTCTTTGGCAATATCCACAGCAGTATCTACTGAAATGCCAATATCAGCCTCGCGAAGGGCTGGAGCATCATTAATTCCATCCCCCAGAAAACCCACTGTGTGACCATTTGATTTGAGGGTAGAGACCACTCTTGATTTTTGTAGAGGGGTTAATTTTGCAAAGACCGTCGTTTTCTCAACGGCAATCTTTAATTCCTCCTCACTGAGTTTATCAATTTGACTTCCCAGTAGGGTGCCTTCATTCACTAAATTGACCCATTTGCAAATTTTTTGGGTGACTAATTCATTATCTCCGGTCAATATCTTGACATTCACTCCATACGTATTCAAATAAGCAATCGCTTTTTGTGCTGAGAGCTTAGGAGGATCAAGAAATGCTAAAAAGCCCATAAAAACAAGGTCTTGTTCATCACCAACTTTATATTCTTTATTTATTACAACAGGGAATTCCCCGTAGGAAACTCCGAGCACGCGCAGGCCATCACCACTCAAATCGTTTTTAATAGAATCTATTTTTTCTTTGACTTCAGCAGTGATGGGCACTTTAGAGCCATTCATTCTAACTGTATTACAAATGGCTAGAGTTTTTTCTACTGCCCCTTTACAAACTAACAGTTGTGTTTCTGGATCTTTTTGCACGACAACAGACATTCACGACGAGCAAAGTCAAAAGGAATTTCATCAACTTTTCGGAAATTCTTATTGAGATTTATTTTTTTTTCTATTTCGGTATGCTGTAGAACCGCCACATCTAAAAGATTTTTTAATCCTGTCTGATAGAAACTATTTAGGTAGCCATAGAAAAGCACTTCTTCATTTTCATTTCCTTCTGCATCTAGATGCTGTTCAAGAATAATGTGATCTTGAGTCAACGTTCCTGTTTTATCTGTGCATAAAATATCCATGGCCCCAAAATTTTGTATGGAATTCAATCGTTTTACCACTACCTTACTGCGTGACATTTGGACAGCCCCTCTTGCCAAGTTTGCGGTTACAATCATTGGCAACATTTCGGGGGTTAGACCAATCGCAATGGCGAGAGAAAAAAGTAAGGCTTCTAGCCATTCCCCCTTGGTTAAGCCGTTGAGAAGAAAGACGCAGGGAACCATGACAAATATAAATTTTATTAATAACCAGGTGACTTTGTTAATTCCTAGGTCAAAGCTCGTTAAAGGGGCTTTCTCTGTGATGTTTGCAGACAATGTTCCTAAGTATGTATTTTGATTAGTCTTCAGAACAATGGCTGTGGCGGAGCCATTAAGGACGTTAGTTCCCATAAAACAGAGGTTTGGCATTTCTAGCGGGTTAGCTGCGTCTTCTTTGGGCTTTAAAGCTCCATCTTTTTCCACAGGAAATGATTCTCCAGTTAGGGAAGACTGACTAATATATAATTCTTTGGCAGCAATTAACCGTAAGTCAGCGGGAACCATATCTCCTGCAGAGAGATGAATAATGTCACCAGGAACAATGGATTTCATATTGATTTCATAGCTTTTTGTTTCGGAGTCGGGAGATGGGCGCCGAAGGACTGTTGCTTTTGTACTGACTAAGGCTTTAAGTTTTTCCGCCGCTTTATTAGATCGATATTCCTGTATGAACCGCATTAAAACACTGATAATGACCATAAATGTAATGATGACTACAGAATCGTATTGCTTGAGAAAGAATGAAACAACACCCAAAAAATCATTAAAACAACAAAAGGATTTTTAAAGTTACCGAGCATTAGAGAGTACCAAGTCGGAGGCCTTTCATGGACAATTTCATTAGCACCATATTTCAGCAATCGTTCTTCAGCTTCCTTTTGAACTAGTCCGGTTATCGAGCTTTCCAGTTCTTTGTAAATATCTTCCAAAGAAACCTTGGAATAGGCGAGAAGGATCGATGAAATTTTTTTATCCGTTTCTTGAACCGTATTATGTGTTGTAAAAAAAAGAGACTTCAATGAATGAATCATTTCTTGCAACTTCATATCCGTTCCTTTTCAGTAAACAATGATAAAAAAAATATTGTGATAAATGAAAAATATTGCCAGCGTATGAACATGTCCTAATCGTCATTAAAATTGATGCGATATAAAATGCATCATTTAATAGCAGGCTTATTCTTGCATTCAAAGATTGTGGAATGCACATTTTTTTCTTCAAACAAATAATTTTTGGCTTTTTCAAGCGAGTAGATTAACTTTTTTCAGGTTTTCGATTGGCTTGGACTGCCTGTAAATTTTCTGAATCTGCAGTTTGGAAAAAAGAAACTTCGGCTGTGCTGATATCATACATTGCTCCCACAAGAGCGATTTTGCCTTGTGTGATCATGTCATTTAAAATCGAACTATTTTTACGAATCTCTTGCATGGTTTGTAGAACATTTTGGTAGGAAATTTCATTTAGATATTCTTCTTTTTTTTGTGGATTCCAGTTAGTAAAATCTTTGCAATCATTAAGATTTATGGACTTTTGAATTTCAACAATCAAGGAATCCAAATTGACACAACCCGTCGCTTCCGATGCTGTCTTGTGGTTGCATACAAAATCAACAGAAGCTTTAACGGCTCCACAGGAAGTATGGCCCATCACAAGAATTAGCTTAGCTCCGGCTACTGCACAACTATACTCAATACTGCCTAAAACTTTAGGGCTTGCGACATTACCGGCTATTCGTACACTGAAAATATCTCCTATGCTCAAATCAAAGATTAATTCGACTGGAGAGCGGGAATCAATACAACTTAAAATGACTGCCATGGGGAATTGTCCTCGAGAAGTTGCATTGAGTTGTCGGTCTAAATTGCGTGTAAGCCGAGTGCCTTCACGAAAACGTAAATTGCCATCCTGAAGAATTTCTAGAATACGTTTTGGTGTTAAATTTTCCTGCATTTCGCGACTGCTAAAATCCACATATTGGATGCGGTCTTCTAGCTGAGGGTATTTATCTTTGAATCCAAGGAGACTAACCACAACTTTATGCGTGTTTGCTGTTGTACTCTGGAAATCTGTGATTAAATCCAAAATATCAGGATCTATGTAGTCCGTATTGTTGGCATCAATCAAAACATGTCCTCCGGCAGGAACATTTTTTAATGTTGTTTCGAGAGACGCTCGATTGAAAAAACTCACTTGGTTGGGAAGTTCAATATGTAAAACTTCATCTCCTGTTGCGTGTTTTTCCATCGTTTTTTTAATGGGACGCCTGATATTGCTGTGTAAGATGAAACAAATGGAAGTTGCTAAACCAATCAAGACCCCGATTAAAAGGTCTGTAAAAACAATTGCGCCAACGGTGATGATAAATGGAAGAAATTGATTTTTTCCTTCTTTCCACATTTGCATCAAAATAACAGGGCTAGCAAGCTTCAACCCTGTAATTAATAAGATAGCGGCTAAAGCTGACAGGGGGATTTGGTTTAACACGTTTGGAATGAGTATGACGCTGCCTAAGATCAAAAAACCATGCCAAATGGTGCTAAGCTTTGTTTTTCCACCCGCATTGATATTGACCGAACTGCGCACAATGACACTTGTAACTGGTAATGCTCCGATTAACCCTGCCACAATATTACCAAACCCTTGTGCTAGAAGCTCCCGATTTGGGGGGCTGATACGTTGCATGGGATCGATCTTATCCACAGCCTCTAAATTGAGGAGGGTCTCCAGAGAGGCAACTACAGCAATTGTTATTGCTGCCATGTATACAGCAGAATTTTTTAAAATATTCCAGTCTGGAAACGTCAAAAAATTGAAAAAATCCTGCGTGGATTTTGCTACGGGGACTTGAACCAGGTGGGTGGTGTCGAGTGCCCAATAGCCATCGTACTGTCTGAATAATAAATTAGCTAAAACACTTAAAACAATCACAACCAAAGGCGCAGGAATTAATGATTTCTTTAAAATATGAAAATTATCCCAGAATACTAGTAAAAAAATTGAAAGCATGCCAATTAAGGCTGCTCCTGGATGAATATCAAAAAAAGTCTCGATAATTTCTGTAAAAGTGTTCTGGTTGTCTGCTTGAAAAAAAGATTTATTTCCGAGGGGATCGACATCGTGACCCATGACGTGGGGGATTTGTTTCAAGATTAGGATGACCCCAATCGCCCAGAGCAAGCCTTTAATGACACTCGAGGGAAAAAAAACGGCAATAAAACCCAGCTGGCTAATACTTAGAATAATTTGAATAATTCCTGCTAAAACAACGGCAGCGAGGAAAGCTTCAAAAGAGCCTAGATGATGGATCTGAGCAGCAACTATAGCTGTTAATCCTGCAGCTGGACCACTTACACTCGTGCTCGATCCACTGATGAAACCGACAATAATCCCCCCGATAATTCCAGCTAAGATGCCAGAGAAAAGAGGGGCGTTTGATGCCAAGGCAACACCCAAACATAAAGGGAGCGCGACCAGAAAAACGACAAGACCTGCAATTAAGTCATAAGAAACTGTTTTAGAGAGAGAATGATTTGCCATCATTGAAGAAATTCCTCATGCCGATAATTCAAATAGATCAATTTTTCATAAATAATTATTTAAAACCTATTTGTCTACACCATTTTTTTATGAAGACTTTTTTATTGGGAACTTTTGTATCAAAAAGATCGTTTTGCGTCAGATATTTGCGTTTTAGTGACAAACATACTAGCACAAAATAAGGGTGCTTTATGTGAATCCATGTTTTGAGCAAATTTTGGGTGCAACAAGAGCCATTTTTAACCCTTTTGAACAAGTTTTTTTTGATGGTTCACCTCATTATGGAAATGCTCATTAACATTATTCAGGAGAGGAAGAATAAAAAAGGTGCTGAAGAAGCTATAAAAATACAGGCAAATCAAAGTGGTACACTTAAGGGTGTGTTTGCCATTTATTAAAACTGTTGAGTGTGAATTAAGAGAATAACATGAAGGATGACGATGAGTGGCAAAAAGTATGGAAATCAAATGTATAATTTCTGTTTTAAAGAACACAAGAAAAAGACATCCAAAAATTTTGATTGTCAAAAGTTAAAACTTTGCAGTAAGCTACCCTCTCGAAACTTTACAACTAAATTAATGCGAAATTCATGAATGATTCAAAGTTAGATAAAACCCATGCAATCATCGACTATTGGAGAAATTCATTAGCAGATGCAGACAGAATAAGTCTTTCAGCCAAAGATATGGATCAGGCGGAAATATTCCCCTTAAATGAACTTTTAAGTGGGCATCTCTCACGAGAAAAAATTCAACATTTTTTTGAAGAGGCAGAAAAAAGAGCTCGCGACAAACCAAAATATTCATCGAAAAAATTTCCTTTTACTGATGATGATTTCGAAATAAAACAATTACAAGTCATTATAGCGCCCTATGTTGCCGTAAAGAATTATAGGCATGGCCAACAGATTGTAGGTGAATATCGGACGGATAAAATATTTCCACTTTGGATGATGGCAAATCTTAATCGAGAAGGTATTTTGACAGTGGATGAGGGGAGTGTTTATCCATGGATCGATAGAAGATGTCTAGCTCCTCCAGAAGAATGTGGTAGAGGGTTGGGATATCCGATTCTTGGTGACGTTTCTGATGCAGATGCGTTTTATGCCAAACATGCGGTTTCACTTGATACGACATTGGAATGGCGAACATTCTTTTCTTACGCAAATAATTTATTATTTTCTCTATGCGATGGATCTGTTTTTTCGAAACAAGATTATACATTGACTGAAAAAAGTTTTGTGCTACCAAAAAATAGCATTGCAGAACCATCTCAAAACATTATTGCTACTTATGATCAATATCTTTTAACTCGTAAGACCATTCCTGCATTACTGAAAAAGTTTTCTTCGTTTAGCGACGAACCTTATTGTGACGATTTATCCCCCAAAGAACGTTTTATGGCGAGTTGTGAACATTTGGGACAAATGCAGATGGGCTATCCTCTATCCGCTTCTCAACGTGAGAGCATTAGCTATTTTTCTGATCCAGAACGTAATGAAATCGTGACTATTCATGGTCCTCCTGGTACAGGAAAAACAACTTTACTCCAAAGTATTATTGCTTCCAACTGGGTCGAATGCGCGTTAGAAAAAAAGAATCCTCCAATTCAAGTTGCAACTTCGACCAACAATCTTGCCGTTACTAATATTTTAGATCGTTTGAATGAAGCTGGAAAAGAAACGATTCGATGGCTGCCTAACTTCCACACTTATGGGCTTTATCTAGCCCCAAGCCATCAAATAGAACAAGCTAAGAAAAATAATTATGAGTTTCGTTTACGAAGGAAAAATTCGGGTTCAATTGCAGAATTTTACAATGCAGACTATAGAGATTATGCAACGCGGTATTTTTTAGAAAAATTTAATAACCATTATCTAAAATCAGAATCGAGTTTAAGGAATTGTCAGGAATTTATTCATCACGAATTGCTTTTAAAAAATACTTTACTTCGAAATTGTATTCGTTGTGTCAATGATTTTCACAGTTTGGAGAAATTACTAAGCCATCGTTATGATCGATTAGAAGCCATTGAAGAGTTGTTTATCGAAAACAACCGCGCTATTTTGGAAATAGAAGAAGAATTAAAAAGTCTTAAACAGCTTGCGGTTAGCTGGTTTTCATTCAAAATCAAAGATCTCAAATGGTTATGCTTATTTTCTTGGATACCATTTATCAAACAACTTTTAATGGATCGCATTCGACTTTTTACATTGCAGCATGATCTATTTCAAAGTAGAAACTTCAACATTGATGACGTCGAAAAAGTCATTGAAGACCGAATGAGCTCTCATGCTTCGCTGTTAAAGCAGTTGGAAAAAGACAAAGAGGTTTTGCAGTCGGATAAAGAATTGTTCGCAAAATTATATGGTGAAAAAGTAAAGCTGGAAGAACAATTAGGGTTTAACCTCAATACGGATAATGCATCAGATTTTACGGATAATTCGAACGTGCTTTGTCAAATGGATCAAACTCTTCGATATGACCTATTTGTTTTGGCAACGCATTATTGGGAAGCTCAGTGGTTACAGGAAAGTGGAAAATTAGATCAGCTTGATTACCATCGTGATGACAGAGAAAAATATTGGCGTATTCAGGCGATGTTAACGCCTTGCTTTGTGACTACATTGCATTCTGGTCCAGGTTTTTTTCAATACAAAACGAATTTTCAGCTATTTGAAACCTTAGAAGATGTGATTGATCTGCTTATTATCGATGAAGCCGGGCAAGTGATGCCGGCCATTGCTGGTGGGATGATTTCCATTGCAAAAAGATTACTATTAGTTGGAGATGCCAAACAGATTGAGCCTATTTTTTCAATCAGTGAAAAAATGGATTTTTCAAATACAAAAAAATACGGTCTATGTACTAATGTTGATGAATATCATTCTTTAAAAACTAGCGGTATTTTGTGTTCGGGCGATGCTGCTACTGGACACGCATATGGTAATCTCATCACTGTCGGTCAGAGAAAATCAAAATATCACTTAAAGGAAGATCCTGTTCCAGGCTTATTTCTTAAGGAGCATCGTCGTTGTGCCAAGGAAATCATCAGCTATTGCAACGAACTCTGTTATAACAATCAGCTAATTCCAATGACCAACCAGCAATTTTCACATTACCCTCCAATGGGATACCTACATGTAAAAGGTCGAGAAAAAAAATCGGGACGAGCCGTTCTAATCCTGAAGAAGCTTTAAAAATCGTGCAGTGGATTCAAGAAAATCAAGTGAAAATATTATCGATGTGTCGTGAGGATTCTAAAAAAAATGAAAAAATTAATTTGAGTGATTGCATTGGAATTGTAACTCCTTTTGCTGCGCAGGGGAACGAGATTCGTTCGACGCTTTATGCACATGGATTAAAAATTGACAAAGTTGGAACAATTCATTCTTTACAAGGTGCAGAACGGCCAATTATTATTTTTTCATCGGTGTATACTACTTTTGAAGGGCAAGGGACCTTCTTCTTTGATCGATCAGTGAACATGTTGAATGTGGCGGTATCCCGGGCGAAGAGGTCATTTTTAGTTTTCGGCGATATGGACATCTTTGATGCATCCAAGCCCAGCCAACCCTCAGGTCTGTTGGCACGATATCTCTTTGCTCGGAACGAAAATAAAATTTATACAAGCCAATGTAAAATGGAATAGCATGAATTAGTCATGGTATGTTCAATGTGATTTGTGAAGCGTTCGTTTTTGCTCAATTCATTGATTCAGCAGCAACAGATTCTCATTTAGTTTTTCGTGTAAAAAGTTTATGCTTGTGTATCTTAAAAAATTTTGTAAGTTTTATTTAATGCTGTT
This Parachlamydia acanthamoebae DNA region includes the following protein-coding sequences:
- a CDS encoding AAA domain-containing protein — translated: MQWIQENQVKILSMCREDSKKNEKINLSDCIGIVTPFAAQGNEIRSTLYAHGLKIDKVGTIHSLQGAERPIIIFSSVYTTFEGQGTFFFDRSVNMLNVAVSRAKRSFLVFGDMDIFDASKPSQPSGLLARYLFARNENKIYTSQCKME
- a CDS encoding putative signal transducing protein, encoding MNNFVCIYRTFDIVQANLIKSHFENEDILCVLKSNDASRILPHLGFSQGGIEILIHEQHLEDGLKILQEITIKL
- a CDS encoding bifunctional SulP family inorganic anion transporter/carbonic anhydrase, which gives rise to MMANHSLSKTVSYDLIAGLVVFLVALPLCLGVALASNAPLFSGILAGIIGGIIVGFISGSSTSVSGPAAGLTAIVAAQIHHLGSFEAFLAAVVLAGIIQIILSISQLGFIAVFFPSSVIKGLLWAIGVILILKQIPHVMGHDVDPLGNKSFFQADNQNTFTEIIETFFDIHPGAALIGMLSIFLLVFWDNFHILKKSLIPAPLVVIVLSVLANLLFRQYDGYWALDTTHLVQVPVAKSTQDFFNFLTFPDWNILKNSAVYMAAITIAVVASLETLLNLEAVDKIDPMQRISPPNRELLAQGFGNIVAGLIGALPVTSVIVRSSVNINAGGKTKLSTIWHGFLILGSVILIPNVLNQIPLSALAAILLITGLKLASPVILMQMWKEGKNQFLPFIITVGAIVFTDLLIGVLIGLATSICFILHSNIRRPIKKTMEKHATGDEVLHIELPNQVSFFNRASLETTLKNVPAGGHVLIDANNTDYIDPDILDLITDFQSTTANTHKVVVSLLGFKDKYPQLEDRIQYVDFSSREMQENLTPKRILEILQDGNLRFREGTRLTRNLDRQLNATSRGQFPMAVILSCIDSRSPVELIFDLSIGDIFSVRIAGNVASPKVLGSIEYSCAVAGAKLILVMGHTSCGAVKASVDFVCNHKTASEATGCVNLDSLIVEIQKSINLNDCKDFTNWNPQKKEEYLNEISYQNVLQTMQEIRKNSSILNDMITQGKIALVGAMYDISTAEVSFFQTADSENLQAVQANRKPEKS
- a CDS encoding AAA domain-containing protein; this translates as MNDSKLDKTHAIIDYWRNSLADADRISLSAKDMDQAEIFPLNELLSGHLSREKIQHFFEEAEKRARDKPKYSSKKFPFTDDDFEIKQLQVIIAPYVAVKNYRHGQQIVGEYRTDKIFPLWMMANLNREGILTVDEGSVYPWIDRRCLAPPEECGRGLGYPILGDVSDADAFYAKHAVSLDTTLEWRTFFSYANNLLFSLCDGSVFSKQDYTLTEKSFVLPKNSIAEPSQNIIATYDQYLLTRKTIPALLKKFSSFSDEPYCDDLSPKERFMASCEHLGQMQMGYPLSASQRESISYFSDPERNEIVTIHGPPGTGKTTLLQSIIASNWVECALEKKNPPIQVATSTNNLAVTNILDRLNEAGKETIRWLPNFHTYGLYLAPSHQIEQAKKNNYEFRLRRKNSGSIAEFYNADYRDYATRYFLEKFNNHYLKSESSLRNCQEFIHHELLLKNTLLRNCIRCVNDFHSLEKLLSHRYDRLEAIEELFIENNRAILEIEEELKSLKQLAVSWFSFKIKDLKWLCLFSWIPFIKQLLMDRIRLFTLQHDLFQSRNFNIDDVEKVIEDRMSSHASLLKQLEKDKEVLQSDKELFAKLYGEKVKLEEQLGFNLNTDNASDFTDNSNVLCQMDQTLRYDLFVLATHYWEAQWLQESGKLDQLDYHRDDREKYWRIQAMLTPCFVTTLHSGPGFFQYKTNFQLFETLEDVIDLLIIDEAGQVMPAIAGGMISIAKRLLLVGDAKQIEPIFSISEKMDFSNTKKYGLCTNVDEYHSLKTSGILCSGDAATGHAYGNLITVGQRKSKYHLKEDPVPGLFLKEHRRCAKEIISYCNELCYNNQLIPMTNQQFSHYPPMGYLHVKGREKKSGRAVLILKKL
- a CDS encoding carbonic anhydrase → MQAMSQALKFLTVLNIVAVAEAKLILVMSHTSCGAVKASVDFVCNHETASEATGCVNLNSFIQENFLSDCAK
- a CDS encoding SDR family NAD(P)-dependent oxidoreductase; amino-acid sequence: MVRPILGFGKCLNGKVAVVTGAARGIGRATAVAFAREGAHVIGIDICGSVCPRSGVDASTPQDLIETGLEVKKEGSRWLSMELDQRNLSALKEAVLHIEKEFGGVDIVFANAGIQEFRPLLEMDDRDWQTHIDVNLTGTANVIRTFAPYLIKRGGGRIIVTTSTQGRHGTKYGAAYSASKWGIIGLMKSAAEELGEYGITVNAVVPGLINTPLTRHEERYTQILEDAGKEPTGSFADENIAKKILANKTPLGVPWIEPEDVAPVVVFLASDAARMVSGATYDVTAGDSAHYS
- a CDS encoding NTP/NDP exchange transporter codes for the protein MKNDLDRKIKIEEWYGVILSFIYYFCVLGSYYIMRPLRDQLAAEVGSAQLPGFFAATFIVMLLLTPLFAWLVSRWPRRVIMPVVNLFFIACQLLFIPLFGHQAWLSAQFFGLIFFVWVSVFNLFVVSVFWSFMTDIWSDAQARRLFPIIALGGTLGAVVGPMITRTLVEVIRLPLLLAVSAGLLLIAVLCVIILGNWAHQFGFHRNEVASEAAVGGGMLDGLKQIFTNPFIGYMALMMLLNDAIGTVAYALITDYSGAAFPNDAVAQTRFASNMDLSSNIIQVVVQLTTTRWLLVSYGAGAVFAIWTVIVVCACLIMALVNPYAPIFGTMPYLAFVLILTRALAHGMIQPARETLYTLVPRDLRYKGKNAVDTVVWRAGDVLSLLSINGFRALGVNVAGFGLIWAGLAAASGWLGWRLANQAEKGYFEK